One segment of Macrotis lagotis isolate mMagLag1 chromosome 1, bilby.v1.9.chrom.fasta, whole genome shotgun sequence DNA contains the following:
- the TUNAR gene encoding protein TUNAR, translated as MVITSGNEEDRGSQEKENKEESILAMLGIIGTILNLIVIIFVYIYTTL; from the coding sequence ATGGTAATCACTAGTGGTAATGAAGAAGACAGAGGCAgccaagaaaaggaaaacaaagaagaaagcatCCTAGCAATGCTAGGAATTATTGGGACCATCCTAAATCTCATTGTCATCatctttgtgtatatttatacaaCTTTGTGA